The Planococcus versutus genome contains a region encoding:
- the glp gene encoding gephyrin-like molybdotransferase Glp, with product MVEKRTPLPVADAVRRVVEQVRSIGTELVYLQESYGRILAEPIVASNDVPPFDRSPYDGFAIRSIDSKGASGDNRIAFKVIDHIGAGEVSAKKLQAFEAIRIMTGAQLPEAADAVVMFEQTLETARDITIRKPFIPLENISLQGEDLQKGEVVIEQGSFINPGTIALLATFGYSQVLVSKQPIVGILSTGTELLAVEDELEPGKIRNSNGPMIVAQLKRMGLRCKMYGISVDKLEESYQVVKKAAEETDCLITTGGVSVGDFDFLPAIYKKLGAHVLFNKVSMRPGSVTTVAIANGRLLFGLSGNPSACFTGFELFTRPALLKMMSATKLYMPHTKAILGEDFTKANPFTRFVRAVYDGEIVTPAGFNKSNAVSSIARGNALMVLPGGSRGYTIGDSVDVLLLGVEEGSDTWQL from the coding sequence ATGGTCGAGAAACGAACACCACTACCCGTTGCAGATGCAGTAAGAAGAGTAGTAGAACAAGTTCGTTCAATCGGAACGGAACTAGTCTATTTACAAGAAAGCTACGGACGTATTTTAGCAGAACCAATCGTTGCGTCAAATGATGTCCCGCCTTTCGATCGTTCTCCTTACGATGGATTTGCTATTCGGTCGATAGATTCCAAAGGGGCATCAGGTGACAATCGTATTGCGTTTAAAGTGATTGATCACATTGGTGCGGGAGAAGTGTCGGCAAAAAAATTGCAAGCATTTGAAGCAATCCGGATTATGACAGGTGCGCAACTGCCAGAAGCAGCAGACGCTGTAGTAATGTTTGAACAAACCTTAGAAACCGCTAGAGACATTACAATTCGGAAGCCGTTCATACCATTAGAAAACATATCTCTGCAAGGAGAAGACCTTCAAAAAGGAGAAGTGGTGATTGAACAGGGCAGTTTTATTAATCCAGGAACAATCGCCTTACTGGCGACTTTTGGCTACTCTCAAGTATTGGTCTCAAAACAGCCGATTGTAGGCATTCTTTCGACTGGAACTGAATTATTAGCAGTTGAAGATGAGTTAGAACCGGGGAAAATACGAAATAGCAACGGTCCGATGATTGTAGCACAACTCAAAAGAATGGGTTTGCGCTGTAAAATGTATGGCATATCGGTTGATAAGTTAGAAGAAAGTTACCAAGTTGTTAAAAAAGCGGCAGAAGAAACAGATTGTCTCATTACTACAGGTGGTGTTTCGGTGGGAGATTTCGATTTTCTTCCTGCAATCTATAAAAAACTTGGAGCGCATGTGTTATTTAATAAAGTTTCCATGCGCCCAGGAAGCGTAACAACAGTCGCCATCGCAAATGGACGATTATTATTTGGTTTGTCCGGTAATCCATCTGCTTGTTTTACTGGTTTCGAATTATTTACACGTCCAGCACTGTTGAAAATGATGAGTGCAACAAAACTTTATATGCCCCACACGAAAGCGATACTTGGAGAAGACTTTACAAAAGCCAACCCATTTACTCGTTTTGTTCGCGCAGTTTATGATGGTGAAATCGTAACACCGGCCGGATTTAATAAATCGAATGCTGTGTCGTCTATTGCACGGGGCAATGCATTGATGGTCTTACCAGGTGGTTCACGAGGATACACGATTGGTGACTCTGTAGATGTCTTGCTTCTTGGTGTAGAAGAAGGATCTGACACGTGGCAGCTGTGA
- the mobB gene encoding molybdopterin-guanine dinucleotide biosynthesis protein B, producing MAAVKVLQIVGYKNSGKTTLLLTLLKQAKHEGKTVSTIKHHGHGGVLDMPNNKTDSVRQFSAGANCSVAYGGGIIQLHQRKQNATLNELITLASSENPELVLIEGFKEGAYEKIVLLNCKEDWITLQKLENVRLVISSEAVELDKIPVILQNDYKQLHSWFINWMDGDKHESI from the coding sequence GTGGCAGCTGTGAAAGTGCTTCAAATCGTCGGGTATAAAAATAGCGGAAAAACAACATTACTGCTAACTTTACTCAAACAAGCAAAACATGAAGGAAAAACTGTTTCGACGATCAAGCATCATGGACACGGTGGGGTTCTTGATATGCCGAACAATAAAACCGACAGCGTTCGTCAGTTTTCTGCTGGAGCAAATTGTTCTGTTGCTTATGGTGGTGGAATCATTCAGCTGCATCAACGAAAACAAAACGCAACACTTAATGAATTGATCACGCTTGCTTCTAGTGAAAATCCAGAACTGGTTTTAATTGAAGGGTTTAAAGAAGGAGCGTATGAAAAAATAGTTTTACTCAATTGTAAAGAGGACTGGATAACGCTTCAAAAGCTAGAGAATGTTCGATTAGTTATTTCATCAGAAGCAGTAGAACTGGACAAGATCCCAGTCATTCTTCAGAATGATTATAAGCAATTACATTCTTGGTTTATAAATTGGATGGATGGTGACAAACATGAAAGCATTTGA
- a CDS encoding molybdenum cofactor biosynthesis protein MoaE: protein MKAFEIVTTAIEPQLYADYVLRPEAGAVTLFTGHVREWTKGVRTLHLSYEAYIPMAEKKLAQIGQEIEQRWEGTNVAIAHRIGELQISDIAVVIAVSSPHRKTAYEANEYAIERIKEIVPIWKKEIWEDGEEWIGNQKKKPEGGFA from the coding sequence ATGAAAGCATTTGAAATCGTAACAACCGCAATTGAACCTCAACTTTATGCAGACTATGTTTTGAGACCAGAAGCCGGAGCAGTCACGTTGTTTACAGGACACGTGCGCGAATGGACAAAAGGTGTGCGGACTTTGCATTTATCTTATGAAGCATATATACCAATGGCTGAGAAAAAATTAGCACAAATTGGTCAAGAAATTGAACAGCGCTGGGAAGGCACAAATGTAGCTATTGCTCACCGCATTGGTGAGTTGCAAATTAGTGACATCGCTGTTGTCATTGCAGTTTCTTCACCGCATCGAAAAACGGCTTATGAAGCAAATGAATATGCGATAGAACGAATTAAGGAAATTGTCCCAATTTGGAAAAAAGAAATTTGGGAAGATGGCGAAGAGTGGATTGGCAACCAAAAGAAAAAGCCAGAAGGAGGGTTCGCATGA
- the moaD gene encoding molybdopterin converting factor subunit 1 gives MINLRYFAGLKEQTGVSEEQVDMAGHTVEELWQWATEKYPDFQSGAARLAVNEEYALPTDVLESGDIVAFIPPVSGG, from the coding sequence ATGATTAACTTGCGTTATTTTGCAGGGCTCAAAGAACAAACAGGTGTTTCTGAAGAACAAGTAGATATGGCCGGTCATACAGTAGAAGAATTATGGCAATGGGCAACTGAAAAATATCCAGATTTCCAGTCGGGTGCAGCGCGTTTAGCTGTCAACGAAGAATATGCATTGCCAACAGACGTACTCGAGTCTGGAGATATTGTTGCTTTTATTCCACCGGTAAGCGGTGGGTGA
- the mobA gene encoding molybdenum cofactor guanylyltransferase: MTLTIGILLAGGLSRRFGSPKAFAKIDGEFFYEHAYRALDRVCDDIIIVSRPELLSRFPTEYDVITDLDWIAGKGPLAGIFSGMTAKKADKYVVLPCDMPFIGPTETTKFVALADKKADITTVWNRNERIPLFSIWDGCIKDLLQNELEVGQLRVMKFMEKVTTEWIDTSEIHKDQHVFRNVNYPDD; this comes from the coding sequence GTGACATTGACTATTGGAATATTGCTGGCAGGTGGATTGTCTCGTCGGTTTGGTTCGCCAAAAGCCTTTGCTAAAATAGATGGAGAATTTTTTTATGAACATGCATATCGTGCTCTCGATCGCGTATGCGACGACATCATCATTGTTTCTAGACCGGAATTGCTGTCTCGTTTTCCTACTGAGTACGATGTCATCACAGATCTTGACTGGATTGCAGGAAAAGGTCCGCTTGCTGGTATTTTCTCAGGAATGACTGCCAAAAAAGCAGACAAATATGTGGTGTTGCCATGCGATATGCCATTTATTGGACCTACAGAAACAACAAAATTTGTTGCTTTAGCGGATAAAAAAGCAGATATTACAACTGTTTGGAATAGAAATGAAAGGATTCCGTTGTTTAGTATTTGGGACGGTTGCATCAAAGATTTGCTGCAAAACGAGCTAGAAGTTGGGCAATTGAGGGTTATGAAATTTATGGAAAAAGTGACAACTGAATGGATTGATACATCTGAAATTCATAAAGATCAACATGTTTTTCGCAACGTAAACTATCCGGATGACTAA
- the moaA gene encoding GTP 3',8-cyclase MoaA gives MTLNPVQDQFQRPIRDLRISVTDRCNFRCSYCMPKEVFGDDYAFLPKQELLSFEEIHRLTKVFVAMGVKKIRLTGGEPLMRRGLPELVEKIFSVEGVEDIGLTTNGLLLGNQAQALYDAGLRRLNISLDALDPELFGQLNGRGVDPSHILKQIDFAQRVGFEIKINMVVQKDVNEQEILPMTAYFKERGITLRFIEFMDVGNDNGWSFKKVVTKKQILEKLQTVYQLEPVDKDYYGEVAKRYRFEEGEGQVGFITSVSESFCSSCTRARLSSDGKFYTCLFATGHFDIRELIRDGLSDEELFEKISAVWERRDDRYSDERTELTAKNRNKIGMSYIGG, from the coding sequence ATGACTTTAAACCCAGTACAGGATCAATTTCAACGTCCAATACGGGATTTGCGAATCTCGGTCACCGATCGTTGCAATTTCCGATGCTCATATTGTATGCCCAAAGAAGTTTTTGGGGATGATTATGCATTTTTGCCAAAGCAAGAATTATTATCATTTGAAGAAATTCATCGCCTAACCAAAGTTTTTGTGGCGATGGGCGTTAAAAAAATTCGATTAACCGGCGGAGAGCCGTTGATGCGCAGAGGCTTGCCAGAATTGGTTGAAAAAATTTTTTCCGTTGAAGGAGTCGAAGACATTGGTTTGACGACCAATGGATTGCTTCTTGGCAATCAGGCACAAGCTCTTTACGATGCAGGACTGCGACGTTTGAATATTAGTTTGGACGCATTAGATCCGGAGTTGTTTGGACAATTAAATGGTCGAGGAGTCGATCCTTCACATATTTTGAAACAAATCGATTTTGCGCAAAGAGTCGGATTTGAAATTAAGATCAATATGGTTGTTCAAAAAGATGTCAACGAACAAGAAATATTACCTATGACTGCTTATTTCAAAGAACGAGGCATAACGCTGCGCTTTATCGAGTTTATGGATGTTGGCAATGATAATGGTTGGAGCTTTAAAAAAGTAGTTACTAAAAAACAGATTTTAGAGAAGTTGCAAACCGTTTATCAATTAGAACCAGTGGATAAAGATTATTACGGAGAAGTAGCTAAGCGCTATCGCTTTGAAGAAGGAGAAGGTCAAGTCGGATTTATTACATCTGTTTCAGAATCTTTCTGTTCTTCTTGCACACGTGCGCGCCTTTCTTCTGATGGCAAGTTTTACACATGTTTGTTCGCAACCGGCCATTTTGACATTCGCGAATTGATTCGCGATGGCTTGAGTGATGAAGAACTATTTGAGAAAATATCTGCAGTTTGGGAACGTCGAGACGATCGTTACTCGGACGAGCGAACAGAGCTAACAGCGAAAAATCGAAACAAAATCGGTATGTCTTATATTGGTGGTTAA
- a CDS encoding polyphenol oxidase family protein: MTTKFYTNNQLFISGMTQKNSTMPEDNNMALHACENSQMIIKNRENLAASLGVLLTDFICTQQTHSANFRRVAAADKGCGALDWNSAFADTDALYTFDSGIILCSFSADCVPVIVHDKKTGLIGIIHSGWQGTVKEITLKLLQHLIQVEKCNPTDLEIQLGASISQQKFEVDRDVFLRFENLGYADEFMYLNSRTNKYHIDNQEIVKKQCLLAGVSSLQIQMDTTCTFSDISGFSFRENKKCGRHLIFITKKDVNQRLS, from the coding sequence ATGACAACGAAATTTTATACAAACAATCAACTATTTATTTCTGGAATGACGCAAAAAAACAGCACCATGCCCGAAGACAATAATATGGCGCTACATGCTTGCGAAAATTCACAAATGATTATAAAAAACCGCGAGAATTTAGCAGCTTCTTTAGGCGTTTTACTTACTGATTTCATTTGTACACAACAAACACATAGCGCGAATTTTCGTCGTGTAGCAGCAGCTGATAAAGGATGCGGAGCTCTTGACTGGAATTCAGCTTTTGCAGACACCGATGCCTTATACACCTTTGATTCTGGAATTATCTTATGTAGCTTTTCAGCCGATTGTGTCCCTGTCATTGTCCATGACAAAAAAACAGGTTTAATTGGAATTATTCATTCTGGATGGCAAGGCACAGTAAAAGAAATTACGTTAAAATTACTCCAACACTTGATCCAAGTCGAAAAATGCAATCCAACTGACTTGGAAATTCAACTTGGCGCATCCATTAGCCAACAAAAATTTGAAGTCGATCGAGACGTCTTTTTAAGATTTGAAAACTTAGGCTATGCCGATGAATTTATGTATCTTAACTCTCGTACAAACAAGTACCATATTGACAATCAAGAAATCGTTAAAAAACAATGCCTACTTGCTGGAGTTTCTTCTCTACAAATCCAAATGGACACAACGTGTACGTTTTCTGATATTTCCGGATTTTCGTTTCGAGAAAATAAAAAATGCGGAAGACATTTAATTTTTATAACTAAAAAAGATGTTAACCAAAGACTTAGTTAG
- the ald gene encoding alanine dehydrogenase, protein MIIGVPKEIKNNENRVAITPAGVDSFVRAGHEVLIETTAGLGSSFTDADYTATGAKIVETATEAWAAEMVLKVKEPVSSEYQYFREDLLLFTYLHLAAEPALTQALVNNKVTALAYETVSINRTLPLLTPMSEVAGRMATQVGAQFLEKIYGGKGVLLSGVPGVQRGKVTIIGGGVAGTNAAKMAIGLGAQVTIIDLSPERLRQLDDIFGTDVTTLISNPLNIAESVKDSDLVIGAVLIPGSKAPKLVKEDMVKAMNPGSVIVDIAIDQGGIFETSDKITTHDNPTYVKHDVVHYAVANMPGAVPRTSTIALTNVTVGYALQIATKGIQKAVAENAALKLGVNTANGHVTYEAVAKDLGYEYVAVDEALARSTTQS, encoded by the coding sequence ATGATTATTGGAGTTCCAAAAGAAATCAAAAATAACGAAAATCGTGTAGCAATTACGCCTGCCGGTGTCGATTCTTTTGTAAGAGCAGGTCACGAAGTTTTAATTGAAACAACTGCAGGTCTAGGTTCTAGCTTTACAGACGCTGACTATACAGCAACTGGCGCTAAAATCGTTGAGACAGCTACAGAAGCTTGGGCAGCTGAAATGGTTTTGAAAGTAAAAGAGCCTGTTTCTTCAGAATATCAGTACTTCCGTGAAGACTTATTATTATTTACTTATTTGCACCTTGCAGCAGAACCTGCATTAACACAAGCACTTGTTAATAACAAAGTGACAGCGCTTGCTTATGAAACCGTTTCAATCAACCGCACACTTCCCTTGCTAACACCAATGAGTGAAGTTGCTGGACGAATGGCCACTCAAGTAGGTGCACAATTTCTTGAAAAAATTTATGGCGGAAAAGGCGTATTATTATCAGGCGTACCTGGCGTACAACGCGGCAAAGTTACAATTATTGGTGGCGGTGTTGCGGGAACAAACGCAGCAAAAATGGCAATTGGTCTTGGTGCACAAGTAACAATTATTGATTTAAGCCCAGAACGCCTTCGTCAACTAGATGATATTTTTGGAACTGATGTAACAACGTTGATCTCCAATCCGTTGAATATTGCCGAATCTGTGAAAGATTCTGATTTAGTAATTGGTGCTGTTTTAATCCCAGGATCTAAAGCCCCTAAATTAGTAAAAGAAGATATGGTCAAAGCAATGAATCCTGGATCTGTCATTGTAGACATCGCAATTGACCAAGGTGGTATTTTTGAAACAAGCGACAAAATTACAACGCATGATAACCCAACTTATGTAAAACACGATGTGGTTCATTATGCCGTTGCGAATATGCCTGGCGCTGTTCCACGCACTTCAACAATTGCATTAACAAATGTTACTGTTGGCTATGCTCTTCAAATTGCTACTAAAGGCATTCAAAAAGCAGTAGCAGAAAATGCTGCATTAAAACTTGGCGTGAATACAGCAAACGGTCACGTAACTTATGAAGCTGTTGCAAAAGACCTCGGCTATGAATATGTTGCAGTTGACGAAGCACTTGCTCGATCTACAACACAATCGTAA
- a CDS encoding PucR family transcriptional regulator has protein sequence MEELSLENLFKKPFFDLKELVDSIQECLHCPTTIEDTNHRLHAYSSHGVDADLARIGTIVSQRVPENVINRLWKEDIIPKLMKAEHAVRIPHIEDIGLRDRVAIAIRKNTEILGYIWIVEGPKKLNDKQLEMLKDAASAAAPLMAKLYQNRKRKEEDYQDFLWQLLTGDYQNRDEIHGKFHELKLKIPDCFTVLVFQFEQDISRKMEEQIAYLITTSQKITNHFLVVMDNALILIASPHFSQINNNAFEEFIVYFTSEIANRFSILGVKGSAGTSYSDFSKAQASYKEARKVLDMKKFFPQELESVFHFNRLGPFRYLDLLQHEWHDKRNEHPAIEKLESYDQLHKANLLKTLEVYIQHDSNMNEAAKQLYVHTNTLHYRIKRISEIGGIQLTNVHEKLSIYLDLKVRKLTQK, from the coding sequence ATGGAAGAACTGTCACTTGAAAATCTATTTAAAAAACCATTTTTTGATTTGAAAGAGTTAGTGGATAGTATTCAAGAGTGTTTGCATTGTCCTACGACCATTGAAGATACTAATCATCGCTTGCATGCCTATAGTTCTCATGGAGTAGATGCAGATCTTGCACGAATCGGTACCATTGTTTCACAACGTGTTCCTGAAAACGTCATCAATCGTTTATGGAAAGAAGACATTATTCCAAAATTGATGAAAGCAGAACACGCAGTGCGTATTCCACATATTGAAGATATTGGACTACGCGATCGTGTGGCTATTGCTATTCGGAAAAACACTGAAATATTAGGATATATTTGGATTGTTGAAGGACCTAAAAAATTGAACGATAAACAATTAGAGATGTTGAAAGACGCAGCTTCTGCTGCGGCACCGTTGATGGCAAAACTCTATCAAAACCGAAAGCGAAAAGAAGAGGATTATCAAGACTTTCTATGGCAGTTATTGACTGGAGACTATCAAAACCGAGATGAAATTCATGGGAAATTTCACGAGTTGAAATTGAAAATACCAGATTGTTTCACTGTTCTCGTTTTTCAATTTGAGCAAGACATATCACGGAAAATGGAAGAACAAATTGCTTATCTCATTACAACTAGCCAGAAAATCACAAATCATTTTCTCGTTGTTATGGATAACGCGTTAATTTTAATTGCTTCTCCACACTTTTCTCAAATTAATAATAACGCATTCGAAGAATTTATTGTATATTTCACTTCTGAAATTGCTAATCGTTTTTCGATTTTAGGTGTCAAAGGAAGTGCTGGCACAAGTTATTCTGATTTTAGCAAAGCACAAGCGAGTTACAAAGAAGCTCGAAAAGTACTCGATATGAAAAAATTTTTCCCTCAAGAACTTGAATCCGTTTTTCACTTTAATCGTTTAGGCCCATTTCGTTATTTGGATCTTCTCCAACACGAATGGCACGACAAACGAAACGAACATCCAGCTATTGAAAAACTCGAATCCTATGATCAGCTACACAAAGCCAATTTACTAAAAACACTCGAAGTTTACATTCAACATGATAGCAATATGAACGAGGCAGCAAAACAATTATATGTTCATACGAATACTTTGCATTATCGCATCAAACGCATATCAGAAATTGGTGGAATTCAGTTGACTAATGTCCATGAAAAACTGAGTATTTACTTGGATTTGAAAGTACGTAAACTAACTCAAAAGTGA
- a CDS encoding DUF1648 domain-containing protein: protein MNKQQKIALPRSVWERFFDKISLILFLSAVLYVITKFGSTPAQVPVHYDGTGKVDSWGSKSELFILPLVGVFLWIGMTILEKYPHTYNYLNLKEDNRETQYKNGRLMVNVLKNEIVILFSFIIVQDIRIAIGTAEGLGIFFVPIYLVIIFSTVLFFIIRMLRN, encoded by the coding sequence ATGAATAAGCAACAAAAGATAGCATTGCCTCGTTCCGTATGGGAGCGTTTTTTTGATAAAATATCTCTTATTCTTTTCTTAAGCGCCGTATTGTATGTAATAACAAAGTTCGGATCAACACCAGCCCAAGTCCCAGTACATTATGATGGGACCGGAAAAGTCGACAGCTGGGGAAGTAAAAGTGAACTCTTCATTTTGCCACTAGTGGGAGTCTTCTTATGGATAGGGATGACAATACTTGAAAAATATCCTCATACCTATAATTATTTAAATTTAAAAGAAGATAACAGGGAAACGCAATACAAAAACGGACGATTAATGGTCAATGTTTTGAAAAATGAAATTGTGATCTTGTTTAGTTTTATTATCGTCCAAGATATTCGCATTGCCATCGGAACGGCTGAAGGATTAGGGATTTTCTTTGTGCCAATATATCTTGTTATTATTTTCTCTACGGTGTTGTTTTTTATAATTCGAATGCTTCGTAATTAA
- a CDS encoding TetR/AcrR family transcriptional regulator produces the protein MRKISPGERRIMRRSYTVKIIDTIRIEGFLTLTIQDLAYLMGISRASLYNFFASKEDIILELTEIYIEYITRTNEFISNPRYSYKQRLPAVFEQTVFCAVYSSEIYLSQLKCTCPELYEQILNLTKKRMATLHAFYENGMSDGDFTSLNSLLIIEQDEAALESILNSTFLVDKGILLENSMYDYYEIMKYRCFTKPSIDPGKDPYIDKAVRVIVEQLSKNKKISARKNSR, from the coding sequence ATGCGAAAAATCTCACCTGGGGAACGACGGATTATGCGACGCTCTTATACTGTAAAAATTATTGATACAATTCGTATCGAAGGATTTCTTACGTTAACTATTCAAGACTTAGCTTATTTAATGGGCATTAGCCGAGCATCTTTGTATAATTTTTTCGCATCTAAAGAAGACATCATTCTTGAACTTACAGAAATTTATATTGAATATATAACAAGAACCAATGAATTTATTAGTAATCCTCGTTATTCATATAAACAACGACTACCTGCTGTTTTTGAACAAACGGTTTTTTGTGCTGTGTATTCTTCTGAAATTTATTTAAGTCAACTAAAATGCACTTGTCCAGAACTCTATGAACAAATTCTCAACTTAACAAAAAAGCGAATGGCTACACTTCATGCGTTTTACGAAAATGGCATGAGTGATGGAGATTTCACTTCATTAAATTCATTGCTCATTATTGAACAAGACGAAGCTGCATTAGAAAGCATTCTTAACTCTACTTTTTTAGTCGATAAAGGCATCTTATTGGAAAACAGTATGTACGATTATTATGAAATTATGAAATATCGTTGTTTTACCAAACCTTCAATCGATCCCGGAAAAGATCCGTATATCGACAAAGCTGTTAGAGTCATCGTCGAACAACTTAGCAAAAACAAGAAAATTTCCGCTCGCAAAAATAGTCGATGA
- a CDS encoding SDR family oxidoreductase: MTKTAVVTGASSGIGQATAKELAAKGYHVVLAARREKRLMELQKEIETAGGTAEYKVTDVTSADEMDSLIQASLKKNGTIDVLVNNAGLMPLSFMNKLKIDEWDRMVDVNVKGVLYGIAAVLPVMEKQKSGHILTISSVAGHSVTKGSAVYSGTKFAVRAISEGLRQEIDPSHEIRVTIVSPGAVETELTTTITDDDILTAFKEGPQMEMLKAQDIANAIAYAVEQPAYVDVNEILIRPRQQP, encoded by the coding sequence ATGACAAAAACAGCAGTAGTTACTGGAGCTAGCAGTGGAATTGGTCAAGCAACAGCAAAAGAGTTAGCAGCAAAAGGTTATCATGTCGTTCTTGCAGCCAGACGCGAAAAACGTTTAATGGAATTGCAGAAAGAAATTGAAACTGCTGGAGGCACAGCAGAATATAAAGTAACCGATGTGACATCAGCAGATGAAATGGATTCATTAATCCAGGCTAGCTTGAAAAAAAATGGAACAATTGATGTACTGGTAAATAATGCAGGTCTTATGCCACTATCGTTTATGAATAAATTGAAAATAGATGAATGGGACCGTATGGTTGATGTCAACGTTAAAGGCGTTCTTTACGGAATAGCAGCTGTTCTTCCAGTTATGGAAAAGCAAAAATCTGGTCACATTTTAACTATTTCTTCAGTCGCAGGACACAGCGTAACTAAAGGAAGTGCAGTTTATAGTGGCACCAAGTTTGCAGTGCGCGCAATTTCAGAAGGATTGCGTCAAGAAATCGATCCCTCACATGAAATTCGCGTGACAATCGTGTCACCAGGTGCAGTAGAAACTGAGTTAACAACTACTATTACAGATGATGATATTTTAACAGCTTTTAAAGAAGGTCCACAAATGGAAATGCTCAAAGCGCAAGACATTGCAAACGCTATTGCATATGCCGTGGAGCAACCTGCTTATGTGGATGTTAATGAAATTCTAATACGTCCAAGACAACAACCGTAA
- a CDS encoding aldehyde dehydrogenase family protein, translated as MKTDFSKIYINGEWIQGSSDNQMKNTNPFTGKEIVTTQAADKSDLDAAYKAAAEAQVAWSKELPQTKRAVIEKAMEVMLENKEMIIDLLIEEAGSTVIKATVEFGASINILKEAATFPYRMEGKILPSQQAGKENRVYRNSLGVIGIISPWNFPLHLAIRSIAPALATGNAVVIKPATDTPITGGLLFASIFEAAGLPKGLLNVIVGRGSEIGDEIVTHPTPRLISFTGSTPVGKHIGELAGGALKKTALELGGNNNFIVLNDANIDQAVDSSLFGKFYHQGQICMSINRIFVHKDIYDEFAEQFIERAKKLKFGDPTDKDTQVGPLINRDQVDRILTDVKASVEQGAKIRLGGKADGNVLEPTVLTNVTNEMPLAKNEIFGPVAILIPFESDEEVVKMANFYPFGLSGAVHSSNIERGTNIAHQIHTGMIHVNDQSVNDEAHMPFGGEKDSGLGRFNGQWVLEEFTTLKWLSVQHERREYGPFVNNTKK; from the coding sequence ATGAAAACCGATTTTTCAAAAATTTATATAAATGGTGAATGGATCCAAGGATCGAGCGACAACCAAATGAAAAATACCAATCCATTTACTGGGAAAGAAATTGTCACAACACAAGCAGCAGATAAAAGCGATTTAGATGCAGCTTACAAAGCGGCCGCCGAGGCACAAGTAGCTTGGTCAAAAGAACTGCCACAAACAAAACGTGCTGTAATCGAAAAAGCAATGGAAGTTATGTTAGAAAATAAAGAAATGATTATCGACTTACTTATTGAAGAAGCTGGCAGCACAGTTATTAAAGCGACTGTTGAATTTGGCGCATCAATTAATATCTTAAAAGAAGCGGCAACTTTCCCTTACCGTATGGAAGGGAAAATTTTACCGTCACAACAAGCCGGCAAAGAAAATCGTGTATACCGCAATTCCTTAGGCGTCATTGGCATCATTAGTCCGTGGAACTTCCCGCTACATTTAGCCATTCGTTCGATAGCACCTGCATTAGCTACAGGTAACGCAGTCGTCATTAAACCTGCAACAGATACACCTATTACAGGAGGATTGTTATTCGCAAGTATCTTCGAAGCAGCAGGACTGCCAAAAGGCTTATTAAACGTTATTGTTGGCCGTGGATCTGAAATTGGAGACGAAATTGTTACTCATCCAACACCTCGGTTAATTTCTTTTACAGGATCAACACCTGTCGGAAAGCACATTGGTGAACTAGCAGGTGGTGCATTGAAGAAAACAGCATTAGAACTTGGTGGAAACAACAACTTTATCGTGTTGAACGATGCCAATATCGACCAAGCAGTAGATTCTTCGTTATTTGGTAAATTTTATCACCAAGGTCAAATTTGTATGTCCATTAATCGAATTTTTGTTCATAAAGACATCTACGATGAATTCGCTGAACAATTTATTGAACGTGCTAAAAAATTGAAATTTGGAGATCCAACAGATAAAGATACACAAGTTGGACCGCTGATTAACCGCGATCAAGTAGATCGTATCCTTACAGACGTTAAAGCAAGTGTCGAACAAGGTGCGAAAATTCGTCTTGGCGGAAAAGCCGATGGCAACGTTCTTGAACCAACAGTATTGACAAATGTGACAAATGAAATGCCACTCGCAAAAAATGAGATTTTCGGACCTGTGGCAATTTTGATTCCTTTTGAAAGTGATGAAGAAGTAGTGAAAATGGCAAACTTTTATCCGTTTGGATTGAGTGGGGCTGTTCACTCTTCAAACATTGAGCGTGGTACGAACATTGCGCATCAAATTCATACAGGAATGATTCATGTGAATGATCAATCGGTTAACGACGAAGCACACATGCCATTCGGTGGCGAAAAAGATTCGGGTCTTGGACGCTTTAACGGTCAATGGGTATTAGAAGAGTTTACAACGTTAAAATGGTTGTCCGTTCAACATGAACGTCGTGAATATGGACCATTCGTAAACAATACAAAAAAATAA